In one Streptomyces sp. T12 genomic region, the following are encoded:
- the pgeF gene encoding peptidoglycan editing factor PgeF translates to MIAQRDIVSGAHFAFTDRWGGVSAAPYEELNLGGAVGDDGDAVLTNRELAAKSLGLDPGEVVWMNQVHGTDVAVVDGPWRDRPVPGVDAIVTARRGLALAVLTADCVPVLLADPVAGVVAAAHAGRPGMVAGVVPAALRAMTELGADPARIVARTGPAVCGRCYEVPEAMRAEVAAVEPAAHAETSWGTPAVDVAAGVHAQLARRGVQDREHSPVCTRESDDHFSYRRDRTTGRLAGYVWLD, encoded by the coding sequence GTGATAGCACAGCGCGACATCGTGAGCGGCGCGCACTTCGCCTTCACCGACCGGTGGGGCGGGGTGAGCGCCGCTCCGTATGAGGAGCTCAATCTCGGCGGGGCGGTCGGAGACGACGGCGACGCCGTACTGACCAATCGCGAGCTCGCCGCCAAGTCGCTCGGGCTCGACCCGGGTGAGGTCGTCTGGATGAACCAGGTGCACGGGACGGACGTCGCGGTGGTCGACGGGCCATGGCGTGATCGTCCGGTGCCCGGCGTCGACGCGATCGTCACGGCGCGGCGGGGTCTTGCCCTCGCCGTCCTCACGGCCGACTGCGTGCCGGTCCTGTTGGCCGACCCGGTCGCCGGGGTCGTCGCCGCGGCCCACGCGGGGCGGCCCGGCATGGTCGCCGGGGTCGTCCCGGCAGCGCTACGCGCGATGACGGAACTGGGCGCCGACCCCGCCCGGATCGTCGCCCGCACCGGCCCCGCCGTCTGCGGCCGGTGCTACGAAGTGCCGGAAGCGATGCGCGCCGAGGTGGCCGCCGTGGAGCCGGCGGCGCACGCCGAGACGAGTTGGGGCACGCCGGCGGTCGATGTGGCCGCCGGGGTGCACGCGCAGCTCGCACGGCGCGGCGTGCAGGACCGGGAGCACTCACCGGTGTGCACGCGGGAGTCGGACGACCACTTCTCGTACCGCCGCGACCGCACCACCGGTCGGCTCGCGGGCTATGTGTGGCTGGACTGA
- a CDS encoding YggS family pyridoxal phosphate-dependent enzyme, giving the protein MTDRKDELAANLAKVEDRIAAACAAAGRGREEVTLIVVTKTYPASDVRILSELGVRHVAENRDQDAAPKAAECSDLPLAWHFVGQLQTNKVRSVVGYADLVQSVDRSKLVTGLSKEAVRQEREVGCLIQVALDAGERERGERGGVAPGGIEELADLVAKAPGLRLDGLMTVAPLTGEYAGLQQAAFERLMDLSTDLRRAHPAANMVSAGMSADLEEAVAAGATHVRVGTAVLGVRPRLG; this is encoded by the coding sequence ATGACGGACCGTAAGGACGAACTCGCCGCAAACCTGGCGAAGGTGGAGGACCGCATCGCCGCCGCCTGCGCGGCCGCCGGGCGCGGCCGCGAGGAAGTGACCCTGATCGTGGTCACCAAGACCTACCCGGCGAGCGATGTGCGGATCCTGTCGGAACTCGGTGTGCGCCACGTCGCCGAGAACCGTGATCAGGACGCGGCACCGAAGGCCGCCGAATGCTCGGATCTGCCCCTTGCGTGGCATTTTGTCGGCCAGTTGCAGACCAACAAAGTGCGGTCTGTGGTCGGTTACGCGGATCTCGTGCAGTCCGTCGATCGTTCCAAGCTGGTGACGGGCCTGTCGAAGGAGGCCGTACGGCAGGAGCGCGAAGTGGGCTGCCTCATCCAGGTCGCGCTGGACGCGGGGGAGCGCGAGCGGGGCGAGAGGGGTGGTGTGGCGCCCGGCGGTATCGAAGAATTGGCCGACCTCGTCGCGAAGGCTCCGGGGCTGCGGCTCGACGGACTCATGACCGTCGCCCCGCTCACCGGGGAGTACGCGGGGCTCCAACAGGCGGCGTTCGAGCGGTTGATGGATTTGTCGACCGACCTGCGCCGGGCCCATCCGGCTGCGAACATGGTGTCGGCAGGGATGAGTGCGGATCTCGAAGAGGCCGTGGCGGCCGGTGCGACACATGTACGCGTCGGCACTGCGGTACTCGGAGTCCGCCCCAGGCTCGGGTAA